A segment of the Leclercia adecarboxylata genome:
ATGGTCGGCAGGCCATAGGTACGACGCCACGCGCGCACCAGATGATCGCTGGACGCTTTCGACGCCGAGTAAGGGCTGCTTGGCGCGTACGGGGTGGTTTCGGTGAAGAGCGGTAACGCAGTGCCCGCGCTCACTTCATCCGGGTGCGGCAGATCGCCATACACTTCGTCGGTAGAGATATGGTGGAAACGGAACGCCTGCTTGCGGGCTTCATCCAGCTCGCTCCAGTAGGCGCGGGCCGCTTCGAGCAGCGTGTAGGTACCGACGATATTGGTTTCGATAAAATCGGCCGGGCCGGTGATAGAGCGATCTACGTGGCTCTCGGCGGCCAGATGCATTACCGCATCCGGCTGGTGGGTGGCAAAGACCCGATCCAGCTCCGCGCGGTTGCAGATATCCACCTGCTCAAAGGCGTAACGGTCACTTGCTGCGACATCGGCCAGCGACTCAAGGTTGCCCGCGTAGGTGAGCTTATCAAGGTTGATCACCGCATCCTGAGTGTCACGGATGATATGGCGAACAACAGCAGAACCGATAAAACCGGCTCCACCGGTTACAAGGATTTTCATAAGCGTTTTTTACTTTTATTTTGATGGAACAGGAATCGGAACTGATTTTAGCTTTCCGTTGTGGCGGCTAGCAACATATGGGTGGAATGCGCGGCTTCAGGGGTGGTAAAACGACCCGATGGTTCGCCCAGGCAGGCATTGAACTATGCATTCTGAGTGAAAATGTCGCCTGATTGCATCCATAAGGTCATGCAAATTGCTCAGAGTAAGGTGTTTATCAGGATTTTGATTTGATCATGTCTTTAAAAAACGCTTTCGGGTTCAGGTATAACTTACGCATTTTTCGCCACAGCGGGCGTTTCACCGTTACGCCATCCTTCCAGCGCAGTAATCCCGGATATTCACTGACGGGATAACCGGCATCTTCCTGCAGACGGATCATCCATTCCCGAAAATCTGGAAGCTCGCCATTCAGATCGTTGCAAGGGATGACAGGACCTTTTAGAGGGCCCGGATTTGCCAGCATTTGCTCAAGCAATGCGTCGTTGCCCGCTCTACGCTTGTGATAAGGGTGAGTCAACGGGCGTGGATGCCACTGGTGAACCAGGAAACGCCCGGCGAACAGATGGGGCAGGGCGTAATAACTGAAGTAACGCCGGAATCCCTGATAGTCCCCCGGATGCTGGGCTTTGATATTCAGACCATAATCCGAAGGGCGTGGCCCAATAGGATAGTGCTGGCACAACCGATCTATTAGCTCCAGGTCTTCGCCGCCATGACCGACGAACCGCTCATCAAAGCCACCCAGCTGTAAAAACCACTCGCGGTTGAGTAACAGGCAACTGCTGGCAAGGGCAATGCCTTCTACTCTGTGGTTTTCGCCGCGCAGGAAGGATTCAAGACAGCCCTGGAAATCACCGTCGAACCGCTCTGTTTCTTCTTTTGTTAGGTAGAGACAGGGGTACATTTCGAAGGCATTAATATTTTTATGGCTCAGGTTCTGATTACTTATAGAAAAATGCTCTACCAGTGAAGGGGCACAGAGTAGATCTGCATCCATTAGGAAGATAGTTTTTGTAGTACAATAATGAATAGCATTGTCGCGTGCAATTCCAGGAGAATAAATAGGGCAGTGCTGAGCATCCTCGATCAAGCGAATATTTGTTACCTTAGCCAATTCTATCGCTTGATTCGTAGAAATTAATATATCCATGTCTGGTTTGTTAGAAAGAGACTGTAGGCAAGCTTGCAGTCTTTTTTTTGCAGCATCCAGACTTCCGCGACCACTTTTTTGAAAGTGAAATGGAGTAACAGCACTGAGGTCATTAGACATATTTTCTACCTGTCATCTCAAGTATTACTATAATGGTTAGAAGTCGAGCTATCGTGAGTTAACAAGATTTGATAGATATGAGTTGCTTACCTGCTTTTTTTATTCATTACTATTTCAAGAGAAGAGGAGCCATCTGAAATATAATCAATAGCATAACAAGAAATCACTTCATTGTTTTTTATGCATGTTATTTCAGACAGTTTCCAACAATTATTTCTTTTGTTGTTTAATTTTCTGTCAATGATTCTAATTATATTAGCATCAGAAGTTATAGTAACATATTCATCTTCGTTTATCGTAATTTTGAATGTTGCTGGGGTAATGAATCGATGTAAGGTTTCTGTATTGATAGAAACATTATCATCTATAGTTATAGAGTTTTTATCGGCTTCAATAAGCACGCTTCTTTCTAAGGTTAAATCATGGATTCTCGAGTGTTCACCGGAGAATTGTATGATTCCCTCTCCAACAACTTCAGGTAAGTTAACTTCGGATTTGCCACGGGAGTAAGCATTCCTATTCATCCAAGACTTGTTTTTTGGGATTATTGTAGAATGTAGAAGCTCAGATTTAGTATCAACAACTGAAGTAGGTATAATATCTGAATATCCTCCATCAATAAATATATCTTCGTTATTAAATCTCAAGAAAAAGGATAAATCATCATTCTGCTTATGAACATATGAATGCCATGCTGCATTTATTGCAATATGCATATTATCATTTCTAAATACTGCTATCCCAAGAGTTTTATTAAAGAATACTCCACTTCTTGTTGATTCAGGATGAAATGCTGTTGTTGGGTTTTTGTTTCCGAAAATTGTATTCAACAAGAAAGGCTTTGGTGCTGAGAACGAATCACCTATAGTTATATATGTACCATCACTCTTTAATGCAAAACCTAGCGACTCCCTCGAGGCTTCCTTAATTTTATTAAAGTAACATTCTAATAATGATACCTCATTGTAAAAATCGCGAGATTGGCTCTTTTTCATTACAGAAATCAAATCAAAAGCAATGCCAAGGTTATACTCTTGGTATGATATCGAATGCTCCTTACAAAAACCATTTTCGTCAAATATACTATCAAGTTGACATTTTACACGATTAATTAAAAATGGGATGTGATGTTGCGCATTAGAGAATATTGCTTCGTCAGTGAAAATAGAATCAAGAACAGCCTTATCAACCATTAAGCCATGATTGTTACCCTTTTTATATGTATCACTTATACATGACTCAATGTTTTTTAATAATTCATATCTAATTAAGATGACTAATTCCTCATCGTCATCAAATTCCTTAATTAAATTAGTTAATATCTCAAGTCTGATACTTGTTGTATGATCTGCTTGCTCGCCAAGATAAAATTTACTTTTAGCTTGATAGGGTGATTGATTGTAGCTTATAAATGACTTGATGATCTCTTTTTTGATCGATGGGTTTTTAATATCTTTAATCCATCTTAGAGACATTATATGATGGCACACATTACCAGGAAAAAGCTCGTCAAAATACCATTGATTAGTCTCTTTTATTTCAATCGGACCGAAGTTTCGGTAATATATGCAGTGGAGTAATTTAGGCGTGTACTGTAGATTGACATTTACTTCGATAGACTTATTTTTTGCACTACCACATAAATAACTAAAAGAATTTATATCATTGTAATCCCCAAATAAATATGATGAAAACGATTTATTTATTTCAGGGAGGGTTGGCGATTTCGGTTTTATTTCTAATGACTTATCTGGATAAATAGGTGCTAATAATCTATCTCCAGCACTAAATAATCCTAATGTAGAATAGAAATTTGAAGCCAAAATAATGTGCCCATCATGATTGGATGAATCTATTATTCCTATAACGCCTTCAGATATTCTTGATAAGTTTATTTCCCTGCGAATTTTATAACCATAGCAATTACTTTCACCTACGATAAAGTCGCCATTTATTTCTACCGTGGGTTGAAGGTCGTTTAGCTCTGCAACATTCCTTTTTGCAGGTGTATCTGTAAAATAAGGCGAATTGTGTGCGGAGTACGCTCTCAGGGTAATTCTTTCAATATCTTTTTCATTATGTGAACCGAGACCACCATCGGCTAGAATAATCTTTCCATCAAAATATAAGTGTATTGATAGATCATCATCATGGCGGTGATAATGTGACATATGGCAGGCTTTAAAAACAATGTGAATATCTTTATCTAAAATTCTTCCACGGATTATAACATAACCAGAGTTAGTATAATCTAAGATGTCAATGTCATTATTTTGTAAGTACGGTAGTCCGCTATCATTTCCGCGGGTATCACCGATCATAGGTAAATAGCCATTTGGTAAGGTTATTGCTCGTAAAAAGTTTTCTGCATTTATAATATATTTTTCACCTAACTCTGAAATTTCTTTTTCACCTAAAGGTGTAAGAGTTCGGAGTTGTTTAAGCCTACCTAGCATCATCTTTTGGTAGCCGGGGCTATTTTCTTTGTGAACCCCCTCATCGGTAAAGGCAAAAGTCAACTCTTCTTTAAGACGCTGGCGATTAAGTTGACTATATTCATTAAAACCTTCATAAGAAAACATAAGCCCGATTGTTAGGGAGATCATGGCTTGATCAAAGCCATGATTAGTATATTGCGAATAATTGTTATCTTGTTTTAGCCATTCAAGATGCTCGATGATTAAGCTTGCAAGATGAGTAGAACGAGTATCATTGATGAGTGGAAGATTAACAACTTGGCAAAATAGCAACCAATTAGTGATATTCCTGACTCGATAGGCCGCAGCATGATCATGCCAAACAAGTGGGGACTCTTTATTTTCTTTCGCATGCTCAATCCAGCACTGAAGAGCATCTAAACATATTGAGAAATAAATTAATTGTTCTTCTTTACTTTGTATTTCAAAACTGTTAGTAAACCAATTTAAGAATGGTAGAGCTTGTAGTTGCCACCACCAATTACGATCTTGTTCAACAGTTTTCCAGTCAAACGCAACAATATCAATCCTTGTATCACTAAAGCTTCTTGCTTCAAAAAGCTGGCAATCAAATAACTTTTTTAGTTTATGATAATCTGCATTATTTTTCTGATTTGTATTGTTTAGTATGTAATCAGTTGATTGAGGTGTCGCGCTGGACAAAAATAACGATAATGTCATGTTGTAGTCTGCTCTTGTATTACTTTTTTCCAGCACTCACTAATGTCATGAGAAGACATTGTATTTAATATTTGTTCAGCAATTTCGTCCCTTGGGGTGCTGTTAAGGACAACATTTGTTGCATCGAAAAGCGAGTTTACAACCCATTCGCGGCCCCATATTTCATCCGCCCCATCCCAGTTCCAGATAACAGGGACAGAGCCAGTTAACATTCCTTCACCAATTGCCATATGAAATGATTCGAAATCTGAAGGTGATAAAATAAATCCAACTAAAGTAAACCATTGATTTATATCATCACCAGGGGGATCAAATATGACCTTATGTCTAAGGACTGGATTGCTATTTATACGTTCAAAGATCTGGCGGTAATATACGAGTTCTTCTTCTCTTTTGAGTAACCAAGCATAATCAAGAGGGTGCTTCCCTTTAACTCGCAAACAGTATCGGCTATCCTTTTTCAGTAATTCTTCGAGCAAATCAATAGCCCGATCTAAGCGTTTTCTAGCGGGTGTCACACCAATAATACCAAGAGTGTAACGAGCATCACTGACTTTTTTTTCAGTAGTAAACTTCTTCTCGTCTAATAAGTTTGGAATAACTGAGGTTTTTTCATAAGGAAAACCAAAAACCTTCTGCCCTTCACGGCGGATATATTCGCTTACGTAACTGATGTGGTTGATATTATCCCAATTAGATTCCGCAACATATGACAACTCTCTTTCCTGCAAATGAAATCGTGCGACTAAACGCTGATGAGATGCTTTATTTTGCGAATACCATTTAAGATTTCCTAAGCACCATTCACAGAAAATAACATCAGCTTGTTTTAATAGTGCCCTACTCCGCTCTTCATCATGCTTGTTATGGCCCTCCCACTGATCAACCAAGAATTCAAATTGACCAGTTGCCTCCAGCTTTCTTTGTAGGAGATTAAAAAATTTGAGATCATGACCTGCAACTAATACACACGTTTTTTGCTTTGTATTTGAGATGTCCAGCCATTCAGTGATTTCAGCTACGCGCATAGAGAATGTATGGCGCTTTGCTAATTCCATTAATACATCCGCAGCTTGTTGGGCTACTTTGGGTTCGTTAAGAACTCGAGTAAGCTGCTCAACAAATTCTTCTGCACTATTTACAAATAATGGATAATCACGACCTAGTAATTTTTCATGTAAGGAATTCCTGTTAATTATAGCGGCACATCCTGCACCACCATATTCCAAGAGTTTAGTTGAGTACTCAACAGTATCGTTCATGCTTTCCGCACGCCACGAAAGACCTACTCTGGCACTCTGCAATTGCTCTTGGACTAATTCACGTGACTGGGCACCTAGCCATGATAAGCCTGGCGTATTCTCCAAAGCTGTTTGCATGAGATTTTTATAGTCGGGATAGTCTGGTTCGTTGTGAATTTTATCACCAATTATAACTAATTCACTACCTTGTACTCGATTATGGATTAGAGGCCAGAGATTTGCCATCTCCAGAGTCATCCATTCACCTTTAAACTTGCCAGCATATATGGCTTGTAGTGGGCGCTCCTCAATTGATGGTATCCGTTGAGGAAGGTCAGGGATGACTGGACTATAAATACGTAACTTGCTCTCTTCCAAACTTGGAGCAAGTGCTTGCCAAAGCTCTTTAAAACCTTGGGTCTGACATAACAGGAGATTGCATGTATATGCAATATTAGATATGATTTTTCTTTGCTCGGGTGAATACTCTGAAATACTCTGAGGGATATCTGTCAAATACATCCAACATTTTGCAACTACTTTAGGACTAGTCAATAAATGTGTGGCTATTTCTAAACCACGAACAATGATGACATCATATTGTTTATCGCTATCTAGCACCACTGCTAGATCAGCCATCATGGGCAAAGTCAACCGCTTATATTTCTTCCCCTGCCAGAATGAATGTTTAGTACCATCAATAATATTCAGATTGCTAGCCGACATTAGTGAGTTAAATAATTCATCACGTTCTGGAGTACTTTTTGCTAAAAAATCTACCTGAGTTCTTCCGGTAGCAGCGGTGGCTAAAGCAATTGTTTGAGCCCAGATGGAGGAACCATCAATAAAATTAAGATCTGGATTACCGCAGATGAGCACACGCTTAGTCATCATTTATCATTCCATAGTTTTTGTTACTTTGCTGCGCTATCATTTGGAACTGAGAGCTGTCTGCAAGATAAACATTAGGGTGGGTTACAGCCTCATCCGGATGAGAATTAATAGGCCCATTGATAAATTCTAATATCTTCCACAATGTTGCACCTTGCTTTGTAGTGCAACCATACGAGAATAGGTCTTGGTCTTGAGCTTTAGCCCAACCACAGGCTTGTGGCTCATAAAGGCTTGCATTTACTAAATCTCGTAGATAGTGTTCTCCATAATTGTTTTTGGAGCTTATCCATCCTGCAAGTGGGTAGATGGTTTGTTGTCCAGACAGCCAAGATGGTATTTCGTTAGGCTTTAGCATTTTAATATTATCTGAATAACTAAGTCGCATAGACGTCGCATTTTCCTGACATTCAACACAAATTTTGAAATTGCGATACTCTTGTTTGTTAGCAAAATCTTCAAAATATTCAATGTCATCGTGAGTAGAAGCTTTTGCCATGAGCAATATGGCTGGTCCTGTTGATATTTTTGTGGCGCGACCTAATAGCTCGAAAATATAGTTCAATCGGTGAGCGTAAGTGTGCCCTTTAAAAATCTCTCTAATCCCGGCTAAGCTACGGCGCCGCCATTCATTATCATCAGTCATTAGTGTCAAAAGAGCTTCTTCAGCTTCTTCTTTATTATTTACTAACCATACAGCATCAGAGCTAAAAATATTATCTATACCCTTTGCATATGTACTTACAACTGGCGTCCCGCAGGCCATTAGCTCAAATACTCGGCGCGAGAACATTGTGGGGGAGTCAATTACTGAGTTTACATTAACAAACACCCTGTAGCGATTATATTCATCACAAAGTGCCTTGTAGGGTAAGCTGCCTATAATATTGGTTTGAAAGTCTTCAGGGAAAGGAAAAACATCAGTCCCATAATTTCTATCAAAAATATCAAGACCATGCTGCTTAGCTGCTCTTAATAGCCACGACATAGCCTCTTCACGTTCTGCATGGCGACCACCGTACCAACTCCCAGCGAAACATATACGCTGTTTACGACCAAGGAGCGGGGCTGGTTTATGTAATGCTGGCTGTGCTGCAAATGGAAGAGCATAAACATTCTCATTTCCAGTTTTGGAATGATAGGATTCTGTCATATTAATATCAGTAGTAAAAATATAATTGACTAGTTTTGCTGTACACATGAATTTTTCATGATGCACAGGATCCTCTTTGTTCCAAAATAACGTTGGGATGCCTTTTTTATTAGCATACTGACAAATGTGAGCTATCTCATGACCTGGTTTGTTACTATATTCAGCAACTCTATATTGCCAACTCCCAAAATTACCTTTCCAAGCGCTTTCAATGAATATTAATTCTGGTCTATATTTTTCTGCTAAAGCATACCAGTTGTCAGGTCGAGCCTGAATAAGGTTTACATCCTGCTCAAAGCAACCGGAGGTAAATTCATCCATAATACCTAAAATAATAGGTTTATTATTATCTGGTAATTCAGGCCAGCCATGAATGCTTATAGCAGCGGCTAAATCACTTGGTTCAATAAAATCCGGAATTTTAGATATTTGTTGTTCTGGTTGAATAGACAGAGAGTTTACATAAACTTTCTCTCCATCAGTTAGATTAAATCCTCTTAAACCAATATGAATCTCTTTAATACCGTCAGGTACGGTAAATACATGTAATATTTTTGTTAGGTTTTGAGTGCATGGTAAATATTTAAAAAAAGCATTTAAACTAATAGATTTGGTGACTTTACCACAGGGAATATCAATGATTTTACCGTCAGCATTAAAGCTTTTAAATAAAATAACTGCTTTACGATTAGTGGAATTATTCGTTGTTTTATATTCTATCGCTGCCTCAATCACCACTTTCTGTCCCGCTGTTACTGACATCGCATACCAAAAAGGATTTGAGTGATGAAGTTCTACAGGATGCAGGAGGCTTACCATACCGGAATTATTATCTATATTTTTTACTAAGGAATTATTATCTAGCATTAAAGATGGTAATAATTCGTAAACCCTACTAATAATGCCCGCTGATTTTAGCCATGTTCTATTGGACGAAACCCATTCTCTCGATTTTCCCATCACATTATATCTAAGCTTAGGGTTGTCGATTAACGTGGCTAATATATCTCTTAATGAATTAGTATCATTTTTCTTGAAAAGATAACCATTGACTCCATCAATAATAAACTCTTTAATTGCATTTACATCGGATCCAATAACACACTTTTCAAGTGCCATTGCCTCAAATGGTTTTAATGGAGAAACAAGTTCGCATACTTCTATGGCTTTTCTTGGGAATGGTGCTATGTCTATAAGTGAGTAATATTTAACTATGTCTTCATGTGGAACGCGCCCGGTAAAAAAGACATGCTTCTCAATTCCAAGACTACTTACTTGATATTTTAGATTATCAAGTGCTGCACCATCACCAACTATTAAAAGATTAAATTTATATCCGGCATTTAATAGCTGATAAGATGCGGTAATTAAATCATCTAATCCTTCATAATCAACGATTGAGCCAACATATCCAATGGTGATGCTTTCACTTAGTCCAATCTCGGATTGTAGTGCCGTGTCTTTTTTAATAGGAGTAAATTTATCGATAGATACTGCGTTTGGTGCCACAAAAATCTTTTCTTGGCTAGCACCTCGGCTAACTATTTCTTGCTTCATTGACTCTGTAAGAGTAATAATTGCATCAGCATTCCTAATCAGTAAGCTTTCCATTTTTTTATCAACAGCGTACTTATCAGATTTAACCCAACCGGGGTTACGTGATGCTTCTGTTATTTCCCAAAAACCTCTCACTTCATATATAAAGGGTAAACCAAGTCGTCTGGCTGCAATGAGTGAAGGGAATGCGTTGAGATAATTTGAACACGCATGAATTATTTTTGCACCGTTCTTTGTGACTTCCATTTCGATTAGTTTTGATGCTTCATTAATATAATCAGAAATGGTCATTTCACGTTGAATGATACCTGGGAGATGTTCGTACTTAACTTCATCAATGACATGTTTTGTTAGGTTTTTAGGCTTTTTATCAAAACGAACGTCCCAGGGATAACCTGGTCTAGTATCTCCAATTGCATTTAGCCCAAGTTCTTTCAGAGCAGTTAGAACAGAATGACTCCTTGTTGCATATCCATTTGAATGATGGGGTAAGGAGCAGTGAATGAAATATCTGACGACATCACTCGAAGGCAGAGAGTAAGGTGATTTTTGTAGTGAGACTTTAAAACCACTCTCAAGTAGAACTACTAGGTCCTTAATATATTTACATTGCAATGGAGTAAGTCCATGCCTTAATTTTTCATATATTTTTAGAGCTTCTTTATAGCACCCTTCTTTATATAGGTGTTGACAAGCGGTTTCGATATCACTTCTGTTAATATTTGGCTTGTCTACCATTAAATCTACAATTATAGATATGATTTCTCGATCTTGTACGCTGTAATATTTAATCAGTGCAGATAATAAATATCCTCTTTCTAGGTCAGATGATTTTGTTATTTTGTTAATTTCATCCGATATAGCTTTAATGTCTTTTGTATGTAGTAATGCATCAAGTGCTTCTAGATTGTAATTATTTAATTTATTATTTGTTTTTAATT
Coding sequences within it:
- the rfbB gene encoding dTDP-glucose 4,6-dehydratase; this encodes MKILVTGGAGFIGSAVVRHIIRDTQDAVINLDKLTYAGNLESLADVAASDRYAFEQVDICNRAELDRVFATHQPDAVMHLAAESHVDRSITGPADFIETNIVGTYTLLEAARAYWSELDEARKQAFRFHHISTDEVYGDLPHPDEVSAGTALPLFTETTPYAPSSPYSASKASSDHLVRAWRRTYGLPTIVTNCSNNYGPYHFPEKLIPLVILNALDGKALPIYGKGDQIRDWLYVEDHARALYTVVTTGMVGETYNIGGHNEKQNLDVVHTICDLLDEMVPKAGSYRDQITYVTDRPGHDRRYAIDASKMSHELNWQPQETFESGIRKTVQWYLDNQQWVNNVKSGSYQDWIAKNYQERN
- a CDS encoding glycosyltransferase — its product is MMTKRVLICGNPDLNFIDGSSIWAQTIALATAATGRTQVDFLAKSTPERDELFNSLMSASNLNIIDGTKHSFWQGKKYKRLTLPMMADLAVVLDSDKQYDVIIVRGLEIATHLLTSPKVVAKCWMYLTDIPQSISEYSPEQRKIISNIAYTCNLLLCQTQGFKELWQALAPSLEESKLRIYSPVIPDLPQRIPSIEERPLQAIYAGKFKGEWMTLEMANLWPLIHNRVQGSELVIIGDKIHNEPDYPDYKNLMQTALENTPGLSWLGAQSRELVQEQLQSARVGLSWRAESMNDTVEYSTKLLEYGGAGCAAIINRNSLHEKLLGRDYPLFVNSAEEFVEQLTRVLNEPKVAQQAADVLMELAKRHTFSMRVAEITEWLDISNTKQKTCVLVAGHDLKFFNLLQRKLEATGQFEFLVDQWEGHNKHDEERSRALLKQADVIFCEWCLGNLKWYSQNKASHQRLVARFHLQERELSYVAESNWDNINHISYVSEYIRREGQKVFGFPYEKTSVIPNLLDEKKFTTEKKVSDARYTLGIIGVTPARKRLDRAIDLLEELLKKDSRYCLRVKGKHPLDYAWLLKREEELVYYRQIFERINSNPVLRHKVIFDPPGDDINQWFTLVGFILSPSDFESFHMAIGEGMLTGSVPVIWNWDGADEIWGREWVVNSLFDATNVVLNSTPRDEIAEQILNTMSSHDISECWKKVIQEQTTT
- a CDS encoding galactosyltransferase-related protein, with protein sequence MSNDLSAVTPFHFQKSGRGSLDAAKKRLQACLQSLSNKPDMDILISTNQAIELAKVTNIRLIEDAQHCPIYSPGIARDNAIHYCTTKTIFLMDADLLCAPSLVEHFSISNQNLSHKNINAFEMYPCLYLTKEETERFDGDFQGCLESFLRGENHRVEGIALASSCLLLNREWFLQLGGFDERFVGHGGEDLELIDRLCQHYPIGPRPSDYGLNIKAQHPGDYQGFRRYFSYYALPHLFAGRFLVHQWHPRPLTHPYHKRRAGNDALLEQMLANPGPLKGPVIPCNDLNGELPDFREWMIRLQEDAGYPVSEYPGLLRWKDGVTVKRPLWRKMRKLYLNPKAFFKDMIKSKS
- a CDS encoding heparinase II/III family protein, with the protein product MTLSLFLSSATPQSTDYILNNTNQKNNADYHKLKKLFDCQLFEARSFSDTRIDIVAFDWKTVEQDRNWWWQLQALPFLNWFTNSFEIQSKEEQLIYFSICLDALQCWIEHAKENKESPLVWHDHAAAYRVRNITNWLLFCQVVNLPLINDTRSTHLASLIIEHLEWLKQDNNYSQYTNHGFDQAMISLTIGLMFSYEGFNEYSQLNRQRLKEELTFAFTDEGVHKENSPGYQKMMLGRLKQLRTLTPLGEKEISELGEKYIINAENFLRAITLPNGYLPMIGDTRGNDSGLPYLQNNDIDILDYTNSGYVIIRGRILDKDIHIVFKACHMSHYHRHDDDLSIHLYFDGKIILADGGLGSHNEKDIERITLRAYSAHNSPYFTDTPAKRNVAELNDLQPTVEINGDFIVGESNCYGYKIRREINLSRISEGVIGIIDSSNHDGHIILASNFYSTLGLFSAGDRLLAPIYPDKSLEIKPKSPTLPEINKSFSSYLFGDYNDINSFSYLCGSAKNKSIEVNVNLQYTPKLLHCIYYRNFGPIEIKETNQWYFDELFPGNVCHHIMSLRWIKDIKNPSIKKEIIKSFISYNQSPYQAKSKFYLGEQADHTTSIRLEILTNLIKEFDDDEELVILIRYELLKNIESCISDTYKKGNNHGLMVDKAVLDSIFTDEAIFSNAQHHIPFLINRVKCQLDSIFDENGFCKEHSISYQEYNLGIAFDLISVMKKSQSRDFYNEVSLLECYFNKIKEASRESLGFALKSDGTYITIGDSFSAPKPFLLNTIFGNKNPTTAFHPESTRSGVFFNKTLGIAVFRNDNMHIAINAAWHSYVHKQNDDLSFFLRFNNEDIFIDGGYSDIIPTSVVDTKSELLHSTIIPKNKSWMNRNAYSRGKSEVNLPEVVGEGIIQFSGEHSRIHDLTLERSVLIEADKNSITIDDNVSINTETLHRFITPATFKITINEDEYVTITSDANIIRIIDRKLNNKRNNCWKLSEITCIKNNEVISCYAIDYISDGSSSLEIVMNKKSR
- a CDS encoding glycosyltransferase, whose protein sequence is MNNLEKELEKYKKENNELKLRNSKIKNTISFRLGNILVTGTRSYRDFFKIPYELFKLRRDVRNFKKNINKAFSPVNEKKVILSQHDYFILREKSVSGFIIPDSSSITLVGEIIALAEEKPNAAILTFEIAEQNSSRELATSLGLSWSKKVGMYCYLPTNKGSTKFSVSLKNLPNGRVNVAARRWYSKGHVKISGTLSASEVELKTNNKLNNYNLEALDALLHTKDIKAISDEINKITKSSDLERGYLLSALIKYYSVQDREIISIIVDLMVDKPNINRSDIETACQHLYKEGCYKEALKIYEKLRHGLTPLQCKYIKDLVVLLESGFKVSLQKSPYSLPSSDVVRYFIHCSLPHHSNGYATRSHSVLTALKELGLNAIGDTRPGYPWDVRFDKKPKNLTKHVIDEVKYEHLPGIIQREMTISDYINEASKLIEMEVTKNGAKIIHACSNYLNAFPSLIAARRLGLPFIYEVRGFWEITEASRNPGWVKSDKYAVDKKMESLLIRNADAIITLTESMKQEIVSRGASQEKIFVAPNAVSIDKFTPIKKDTALQSEIGLSESITIGYVGSIVDYEGLDDLITASYQLLNAGYKFNLLIVGDGAALDNLKYQVSSLGIEKHVFFTGRVPHEDIVKYYSLIDIAPFPRKAIEVCELVSPLKPFEAMALEKCVIGSDVNAIKEFIIDGVNGYLFKKNDTNSLRDILATLIDNPKLRYNVMGKSREWVSSNRTWLKSAGIISRVYELLPSLMLDNNSLVKNIDNNSGMVSLLHPVELHHSNPFWYAMSVTAGQKVVIEAAIEYKTTNNSTNRKAVILFKSFNADGKIIDIPCGKVTKSISLNAFFKYLPCTQNLTKILHVFTVPDGIKEIHIGLRGFNLTDGEKVYVNSLSIQPEQQISKIPDFIEPSDLAAAISIHGWPELPDNNKPIILGIMDEFTSGCFEQDVNLIQARPDNWYALAEKYRPELIFIESAWKGNFGSWQYRVAEYSNKPGHEIAHICQYANKKGIPTLFWNKEDPVHHEKFMCTAKLVNYIFTTDINMTESYHSKTGNENVYALPFAAQPALHKPAPLLGRKQRICFAGSWYGGRHAEREEAMSWLLRAAKQHGLDIFDRNYGTDVFPFPEDFQTNIIGSLPYKALCDEYNRYRVFVNVNSVIDSPTMFSRRVFELMACGTPVVSTYAKGIDNIFSSDAVWLVNNKEEAEEALLTLMTDDNEWRRRSLAGIREIFKGHTYAHRLNYIFELLGRATKISTGPAILLMAKASTHDDIEYFEDFANKQEYRNFKICVECQENATSMRLSYSDNIKMLKPNEIPSWLSGQQTIYPLAGWISSKNNYGEHYLRDLVNASLYEPQACGWAKAQDQDLFSYGCTTKQGATLWKILEFINGPINSHPDEAVTHPNVYLADSSQFQMIAQQSNKNYGMINDD